A region of Candidatus Obscuribacterales bacterium DNA encodes the following proteins:
- a CDS encoding lipid II flippase MurJ, with protein MADSKKPTRSFARIAGIVAAATLISKIFGLFRQQAIAAAFGVGAAVDAYNFAYVIPGFLLVLLGGINGPFHSAIVSVLAKRRAEDEDIAPLVETITTLIGGVLLLVTIGLIIWAAPLI; from the coding sequence GTGGCTGATTCGAAGAAACCAACACGTTCATTTGCCAGAATTGCTGGCATTGTGGCGGCTGCCACACTCATTAGTAAGATCTTTGGTCTGTTTCGTCAACAGGCGATCGCTGCTGCGTTTGGGGTTGGTGCAGCCGTTGATGCCTACAACTTTGCCTACGTTATCCCTGGCTTTTTACTCGTGCTGCTGGGGGGCATCAATGGCCCATTCCATAGTGCCATTGTCAGTGTCTTAGCCAAACGCCGGGCTGAAGATGAAGACATCGCTCCCCTGGTGGAAACCATTACGACCTTAATCGGTGGCGTGTTGCTGCTGGTGACGATTGGGCTGATTATTTGGGCTGCTCCGTTGATT